The proteins below are encoded in one region of Doryrhamphus excisus isolate RoL2022-K1 chromosome 4, RoL_Dexc_1.0, whole genome shotgun sequence:
- the rhobtb4 gene encoding rho related BTB domain containing 4 isoform X2, which translates to MDIDTDYERPNVETIKCVVVGDNAVGKTRLICARACNATLTQYQLLATHVPTVWAIDQYRVCQEVLERSRDVVDEVSVSLRLWDTFGDHHKDRRFAYGRSDVVVLCFSLANPNSLRHVRTMWFPEIKHFCPRTPIILVGCQLDLRYADLDAVNRARRPLAKPIKPTDILPPERGHEVAKELGIPYYETSIVAQFGVKDVFDNAIRAALISRRHLQFWKSHLKKVQRPLLQAPFLPPRPPRPIVGIPDPPPTDGEGPDSLFCHPLCADVVFLLQGGTTRVFAHKVYLATSCSKFYDLFTLDLGAACMGAQGEPDKSKESSDSGEEDEMSRRGAKEQAGRTKSLDIDKDGVDGCVRGLNRPPLLQHGSLRTSQSDNALPSRAQYSAGAPGSGRPLSGWGRGFLSVCLEHVDDPMTGRRRLMTVVVMDALIQEEPFKAVLQYLYTGSLNEGRSDLMQVATIAELLEVFDLRMMVANVLNRESFMNQEITKAFHVRRANRIKECLSKGTFADVVFRLDDGYLPAHKPLLISSCDWMAAMFRGSFMESYIEEVSIPTTTTACMRGVLEFLYCGMLTPCPYLESIELIVVANRLCLPRLVALTEQHAVDELLQLAVKGVDIDGQVLSYLELAQFHNAKQLSTWCLHHICTNYNSICRKFPKDMKAMSPENQRHFEKQRWPPVWFLKEEDRYLRSQKEREHEEEILRKQHTKRGWCFWRHPSSSPHVS; encoded by the exons ATGGATATAGACACAGACTATGAGCGGCCCAATGTGGAAACCATTAAATGTGTGGTGGTAGGGGACAATGCAGTGGGAAAGACCAGGCTTATATGTGCCCGGGCTTGCAATGCCACCCTCACACAGTATCAGCTGCTCGCCACCCACGTGCCAACCGTTTGGGCCATCGACCAGTATCGTGTATGCCAGGAG GTGTTAGAAAGATCTCGTGATGTAGTGGATGAGGTCAGCGTGTCCCTTAGGCTCTGGGATACATTCGGGGACCATCACAAGGACAGACGATTCGCCTATGGCAG GTCAGATGTCGTGGTGCTTTGCTTCTCTCTAGCTAATCCCAATTCCCTTCGCCATGTCCGCACCATGTGGTTTCCGGAGATCAAGCACTTCTGTCCACGGACACCCATCATCCTGGTTGGCTGCCAGCTGGATCTCCGCTATGCTGACCTGGATGCAGTTAATCGTGCACGCCGACCTCTTGCCAA ACCCATAAAACCAACAGATATCCTTCCTCCTGAGAGAGGCCATGAGGTGGCAAAGGAGCTTGGGATACCCTACTATGAAACCAGCATAGTCGCCCAGTTTGGAGTTAAGGATGTTTTTGACAATGCGATCCGAGCTGCTCTCATCTCCCGTCGTCACCTACAGTTCTGGAAGTCCCACCTGAAAAAAGTCCAGAGGCCACTTCTCCAAGCACCCTTCCTGCCTCCCCGCCCACCACGCCCCATAGTGGGAATTCCTGACCCTCCTCCCACTGACGGCGAGGGCCCTGATTCTCTCTTCTGTCACCCACTTTGTGCAgatgttgtttttctgctgcAGGGTGGCACCACTCGTGTTTTTGCACACAAAGTTTATTTGGCTACTTCCTGCTCCAAGTTCTACGACCTCTTCACTCTTGATCTGGGTGCAGCCTGCATGGGAGCACAGGGGGAGCCAGACAAAAGCAAGGAAAGCTCTGACAGTGGAGAGGAGGATGAGATGAGTAGAAGAGGAGCCAAGGAGCAAGCTGGGCGCACCAAGAGCCTGGACATTGATAAAGACGGAGTCGATGGCTGTGTACGGGGCCTGAATCGACCCCCGCTGCTCCAGCACGGCTCGCTGCGGACTTCCCAGAGTGATAATGCACTCCCCTCTCGAGCCCAGTACTCTGCAGGAGCTCCTGGGAGTGGCCGGCCACTTTCGGGATGGGGAAGAGGGTTCTTGAGTGTTTGTCTGGAACATGTTGATGACCCCATGACTGGACGCCGTCGGCTAATGACCGTGGTAGTCATGGATGCACTCATACAGGAGGAACCATTCAAG GCAGTGCTTCAGTACCTGTACACCGGCAGCCTGAATGAGGGTCGAAGCGACCTAATGCAGGTGGCCACCATCGCAGAGCTACTTGAAGTGTTCGACCTGCGGATGATGGTGGCCAATGTACTCAACAGAGAGAGTTTCATGAACCAGGAGATAACCAAGGCGTTCCATGTCCGCAGAGCCAACCGCATCAAGGAGTGTCTCAGCAAAGGCACCTTTGCTG ATGTGGTGTTCCGGTTAGATGATGGCTACCTCCCGGCGCACAAGCCCCTGCTCATTTCCAGCTGTGACTGGATGGCTGCCATGTTCCGTGGATCTTTCATGGAAAGCTACATTGAGGAG GTGTCCATTCCCACCACGACTACAGCATGTATGCGAGGTGTGTTGGAGTTTCTGTACTGCGGCATGCTGACACCTTGTCCTTATCTGGAGTCCATAGAACTAATTGTGGTGGCCAACCGTCTTTGTTTACCACGCCTGGTTGCCCTCACTG AGCAGCATGCAGTTGATGAGCTCCTGCAGTTGGCAGTAAAAGGAGTGGACATTGATGGGCAGGTTTTGTCATACTTGGAGCTGGCACAG TTCCACAATGCCAAGCAGCTATCAACCTGGTGTCTCCATCACATCTGCACTAATTACAACAGCATCTGCCGCAAGTTTCCCAAAGACATGAAGGCCATGTCTCCAG AGAACCAGAGACACTTTGAGAAGCAGCGCTGGCCACCCGTGTGGTTCCTCAAGGAGGAGGACCGCTACTTGCGCTCCCAGAAGGAGCGTGAGCACGAGGAGGAGATCTTGCGCAAGCAGCACACCAAACGAGGCTGGTGTTTCTGGAGACACCCGTCGTCTTCACCACACGTCTCCTAG
- the rhobtb4 gene encoding rho related BTB domain containing 4 isoform X4: protein MWFPEIKHFCPRTPIILVGCQLDLRYADLDAVNRARRPLAKPIKPTDILPPERGHEVAKELGIPYYETSIVAQFGVKDVFDNAIRAALISRRHLQFWKSHLKKVQRPLLQAPFLPPRPPRPIVGIPDPPPTDGEGPDSLFCHPLCADVVFLLQGGTTRVFAHKVYLATSCSKFYDLFTLDLGAACMGAQGEPDKSKESSDSGEEDEMSRRGAKEQAGRTKSLDIDKDGVDGCVRGLNRPPLLQHGSLRTSQSDNALPSRAQYSAGAPGSGRPLSGWGRGFLSVCLEHVDDPMTGRRRLMTVVVMDALIQEEPFKAVLQYLYTGSLNEGRSDLMQVATIAELLEVFDLRMMVANVLNRESFMNQEITKAFHVRRANRIKECLSKGTFADVVFRLDDGYLPAHKPLLISSCDWMAAMFRGSFMESYIEEVSIPTTTTACMRGVLEFLYCGMLTPCPYLESIELIVVANRLCLPRLVALTEQHAVDELLQLAVKGVDIDGQVLSYLELAQFHNAKQLSTWCLHHICTNYNSICRKFPKDMKAMSPENQRHFEKQRWPPVWFLKEEDRYLRSQKEREHEEEILRKQHTKRGWCFWRHPSSSPHVS from the exons ATGTGGTTTCCGGAGATCAAGCACTTCTGTCCACGGACACCCATCATCCTGGTTGGCTGCCAGCTGGATCTCCGCTATGCTGACCTGGATGCAGTTAATCGTGCACGCCGACCTCTTGCCAA ACCCATAAAACCAACAGATATCCTTCCTCCTGAGAGAGGCCATGAGGTGGCAAAGGAGCTTGGGATACCCTACTATGAAACCAGCATAGTCGCCCAGTTTGGAGTTAAGGATGTTTTTGACAATGCGATCCGAGCTGCTCTCATCTCCCGTCGTCACCTACAGTTCTGGAAGTCCCACCTGAAAAAAGTCCAGAGGCCACTTCTCCAAGCACCCTTCCTGCCTCCCCGCCCACCACGCCCCATAGTGGGAATTCCTGACCCTCCTCCCACTGACGGCGAGGGCCCTGATTCTCTCTTCTGTCACCCACTTTGTGCAgatgttgtttttctgctgcAGGGTGGCACCACTCGTGTTTTTGCACACAAAGTTTATTTGGCTACTTCCTGCTCCAAGTTCTACGACCTCTTCACTCTTGATCTGGGTGCAGCCTGCATGGGAGCACAGGGGGAGCCAGACAAAAGCAAGGAAAGCTCTGACAGTGGAGAGGAGGATGAGATGAGTAGAAGAGGAGCCAAGGAGCAAGCTGGGCGCACCAAGAGCCTGGACATTGATAAAGACGGAGTCGATGGCTGTGTACGGGGCCTGAATCGACCCCCGCTGCTCCAGCACGGCTCGCTGCGGACTTCCCAGAGTGATAATGCACTCCCCTCTCGAGCCCAGTACTCTGCAGGAGCTCCTGGGAGTGGCCGGCCACTTTCGGGATGGGGAAGAGGGTTCTTGAGTGTTTGTCTGGAACATGTTGATGACCCCATGACTGGACGCCGTCGGCTAATGACCGTGGTAGTCATGGATGCACTCATACAGGAGGAACCATTCAAG GCAGTGCTTCAGTACCTGTACACCGGCAGCCTGAATGAGGGTCGAAGCGACCTAATGCAGGTGGCCACCATCGCAGAGCTACTTGAAGTGTTCGACCTGCGGATGATGGTGGCCAATGTACTCAACAGAGAGAGTTTCATGAACCAGGAGATAACCAAGGCGTTCCATGTCCGCAGAGCCAACCGCATCAAGGAGTGTCTCAGCAAAGGCACCTTTGCTG ATGTGGTGTTCCGGTTAGATGATGGCTACCTCCCGGCGCACAAGCCCCTGCTCATTTCCAGCTGTGACTGGATGGCTGCCATGTTCCGTGGATCTTTCATGGAAAGCTACATTGAGGAG GTGTCCATTCCCACCACGACTACAGCATGTATGCGAGGTGTGTTGGAGTTTCTGTACTGCGGCATGCTGACACCTTGTCCTTATCTGGAGTCCATAGAACTAATTGTGGTGGCCAACCGTCTTTGTTTACCACGCCTGGTTGCCCTCACTG AGCAGCATGCAGTTGATGAGCTCCTGCAGTTGGCAGTAAAAGGAGTGGACATTGATGGGCAGGTTTTGTCATACTTGGAGCTGGCACAG TTCCACAATGCCAAGCAGCTATCAACCTGGTGTCTCCATCACATCTGCACTAATTACAACAGCATCTGCCGCAAGTTTCCCAAAGACATGAAGGCCATGTCTCCAG AGAACCAGAGACACTTTGAGAAGCAGCGCTGGCCACCCGTGTGGTTCCTCAAGGAGGAGGACCGCTACTTGCGCTCCCAGAAGGAGCGTGAGCACGAGGAGGAGATCTTGCGCAAGCAGCACACCAAACGAGGCTGGTGTTTCTGGAGACACCCGTCGTCTTCACCACACGTCTCCTAG
- the rhobtb4 gene encoding rho related BTB domain containing 4 isoform X3, whose product MWVNSGTVGRSDVVVLCFSLANPNSLRHVRTMWFPEIKHFCPRTPIILVGCQLDLRYADLDAVNRARRPLAKPIKPTDILPPERGHEVAKELGIPYYETSIVAQFGVKDVFDNAIRAALISRRHLQFWKSHLKKVQRPLLQAPFLPPRPPRPIVGIPDPPPTDGEGPDSLFCHPLCADVVFLLQGGTTRVFAHKVYLATSCSKFYDLFTLDLGAACMGAQGEPDKSKESSDSGEEDEMSRRGAKEQAGRTKSLDIDKDGVDGCVRGLNRPPLLQHGSLRTSQSDNALPSRAQYSAGAPGSGRPLSGWGRGFLSVCLEHVDDPMTGRRRLMTVVVMDALIQEEPFKAVLQYLYTGSLNEGRSDLMQVATIAELLEVFDLRMMVANVLNRESFMNQEITKAFHVRRANRIKECLSKGTFADVVFRLDDGYLPAHKPLLISSCDWMAAMFRGSFMESYIEEVSIPTTTTACMRGVLEFLYCGMLTPCPYLESIELIVVANRLCLPRLVALTEQHAVDELLQLAVKGVDIDGQVLSYLELAQFHNAKQLSTWCLHHICTNYNSICRKFPKDMKAMSPENQRHFEKQRWPPVWFLKEEDRYLRSQKEREHEEEILRKQHTKRGWCFWRHPSSSPHVS is encoded by the exons ATGTGGGTCAATTCCGGAACCGTCGGAAG GTCAGATGTCGTGGTGCTTTGCTTCTCTCTAGCTAATCCCAATTCCCTTCGCCATGTCCGCACCATGTGGTTTCCGGAGATCAAGCACTTCTGTCCACGGACACCCATCATCCTGGTTGGCTGCCAGCTGGATCTCCGCTATGCTGACCTGGATGCAGTTAATCGTGCACGCCGACCTCTTGCCAA ACCCATAAAACCAACAGATATCCTTCCTCCTGAGAGAGGCCATGAGGTGGCAAAGGAGCTTGGGATACCCTACTATGAAACCAGCATAGTCGCCCAGTTTGGAGTTAAGGATGTTTTTGACAATGCGATCCGAGCTGCTCTCATCTCCCGTCGTCACCTACAGTTCTGGAAGTCCCACCTGAAAAAAGTCCAGAGGCCACTTCTCCAAGCACCCTTCCTGCCTCCCCGCCCACCACGCCCCATAGTGGGAATTCCTGACCCTCCTCCCACTGACGGCGAGGGCCCTGATTCTCTCTTCTGTCACCCACTTTGTGCAgatgttgtttttctgctgcAGGGTGGCACCACTCGTGTTTTTGCACACAAAGTTTATTTGGCTACTTCCTGCTCCAAGTTCTACGACCTCTTCACTCTTGATCTGGGTGCAGCCTGCATGGGAGCACAGGGGGAGCCAGACAAAAGCAAGGAAAGCTCTGACAGTGGAGAGGAGGATGAGATGAGTAGAAGAGGAGCCAAGGAGCAAGCTGGGCGCACCAAGAGCCTGGACATTGATAAAGACGGAGTCGATGGCTGTGTACGGGGCCTGAATCGACCCCCGCTGCTCCAGCACGGCTCGCTGCGGACTTCCCAGAGTGATAATGCACTCCCCTCTCGAGCCCAGTACTCTGCAGGAGCTCCTGGGAGTGGCCGGCCACTTTCGGGATGGGGAAGAGGGTTCTTGAGTGTTTGTCTGGAACATGTTGATGACCCCATGACTGGACGCCGTCGGCTAATGACCGTGGTAGTCATGGATGCACTCATACAGGAGGAACCATTCAAG GCAGTGCTTCAGTACCTGTACACCGGCAGCCTGAATGAGGGTCGAAGCGACCTAATGCAGGTGGCCACCATCGCAGAGCTACTTGAAGTGTTCGACCTGCGGATGATGGTGGCCAATGTACTCAACAGAGAGAGTTTCATGAACCAGGAGATAACCAAGGCGTTCCATGTCCGCAGAGCCAACCGCATCAAGGAGTGTCTCAGCAAAGGCACCTTTGCTG ATGTGGTGTTCCGGTTAGATGATGGCTACCTCCCGGCGCACAAGCCCCTGCTCATTTCCAGCTGTGACTGGATGGCTGCCATGTTCCGTGGATCTTTCATGGAAAGCTACATTGAGGAG GTGTCCATTCCCACCACGACTACAGCATGTATGCGAGGTGTGTTGGAGTTTCTGTACTGCGGCATGCTGACACCTTGTCCTTATCTGGAGTCCATAGAACTAATTGTGGTGGCCAACCGTCTTTGTTTACCACGCCTGGTTGCCCTCACTG AGCAGCATGCAGTTGATGAGCTCCTGCAGTTGGCAGTAAAAGGAGTGGACATTGATGGGCAGGTTTTGTCATACTTGGAGCTGGCACAG TTCCACAATGCCAAGCAGCTATCAACCTGGTGTCTCCATCACATCTGCACTAATTACAACAGCATCTGCCGCAAGTTTCCCAAAGACATGAAGGCCATGTCTCCAG AGAACCAGAGACACTTTGAGAAGCAGCGCTGGCCACCCGTGTGGTTCCTCAAGGAGGAGGACCGCTACTTGCGCTCCCAGAAGGAGCGTGAGCACGAGGAGGAGATCTTGCGCAAGCAGCACACCAAACGAGGCTGGTGTTTCTGGAGACACCCGTCGTCTTCACCACACGTCTCCTAG
- the rhobtb4 gene encoding rho related BTB domain containing 4 isoform X1, whose protein sequence is MWVNSGTVGRALSMDIDTDYERPNVETIKCVVVGDNAVGKTRLICARACNATLTQYQLLATHVPTVWAIDQYRVCQEVLERSRDVVDEVSVSLRLWDTFGDHHKDRRFAYGRSDVVVLCFSLANPNSLRHVRTMWFPEIKHFCPRTPIILVGCQLDLRYADLDAVNRARRPLAKPIKPTDILPPERGHEVAKELGIPYYETSIVAQFGVKDVFDNAIRAALISRRHLQFWKSHLKKVQRPLLQAPFLPPRPPRPIVGIPDPPPTDGEGPDSLFCHPLCADVVFLLQGGTTRVFAHKVYLATSCSKFYDLFTLDLGAACMGAQGEPDKSKESSDSGEEDEMSRRGAKEQAGRTKSLDIDKDGVDGCVRGLNRPPLLQHGSLRTSQSDNALPSRAQYSAGAPGSGRPLSGWGRGFLSVCLEHVDDPMTGRRRLMTVVVMDALIQEEPFKAVLQYLYTGSLNEGRSDLMQVATIAELLEVFDLRMMVANVLNRESFMNQEITKAFHVRRANRIKECLSKGTFADVVFRLDDGYLPAHKPLLISSCDWMAAMFRGSFMESYIEEVSIPTTTTACMRGVLEFLYCGMLTPCPYLESIELIVVANRLCLPRLVALTEQHAVDELLQLAVKGVDIDGQVLSYLELAQFHNAKQLSTWCLHHICTNYNSICRKFPKDMKAMSPENQRHFEKQRWPPVWFLKEEDRYLRSQKEREHEEEILRKQHTKRGWCFWRHPSSSPHVS, encoded by the exons ATGTGGGTCAATTCCGGAACCGTCGGAAG GGCCCTCTCCATGGATATAGACACAGACTATGAGCGGCCCAATGTGGAAACCATTAAATGTGTGGTGGTAGGGGACAATGCAGTGGGAAAGACCAGGCTTATATGTGCCCGGGCTTGCAATGCCACCCTCACACAGTATCAGCTGCTCGCCACCCACGTGCCAACCGTTTGGGCCATCGACCAGTATCGTGTATGCCAGGAG GTGTTAGAAAGATCTCGTGATGTAGTGGATGAGGTCAGCGTGTCCCTTAGGCTCTGGGATACATTCGGGGACCATCACAAGGACAGACGATTCGCCTATGGCAG GTCAGATGTCGTGGTGCTTTGCTTCTCTCTAGCTAATCCCAATTCCCTTCGCCATGTCCGCACCATGTGGTTTCCGGAGATCAAGCACTTCTGTCCACGGACACCCATCATCCTGGTTGGCTGCCAGCTGGATCTCCGCTATGCTGACCTGGATGCAGTTAATCGTGCACGCCGACCTCTTGCCAA ACCCATAAAACCAACAGATATCCTTCCTCCTGAGAGAGGCCATGAGGTGGCAAAGGAGCTTGGGATACCCTACTATGAAACCAGCATAGTCGCCCAGTTTGGAGTTAAGGATGTTTTTGACAATGCGATCCGAGCTGCTCTCATCTCCCGTCGTCACCTACAGTTCTGGAAGTCCCACCTGAAAAAAGTCCAGAGGCCACTTCTCCAAGCACCCTTCCTGCCTCCCCGCCCACCACGCCCCATAGTGGGAATTCCTGACCCTCCTCCCACTGACGGCGAGGGCCCTGATTCTCTCTTCTGTCACCCACTTTGTGCAgatgttgtttttctgctgcAGGGTGGCACCACTCGTGTTTTTGCACACAAAGTTTATTTGGCTACTTCCTGCTCCAAGTTCTACGACCTCTTCACTCTTGATCTGGGTGCAGCCTGCATGGGAGCACAGGGGGAGCCAGACAAAAGCAAGGAAAGCTCTGACAGTGGAGAGGAGGATGAGATGAGTAGAAGAGGAGCCAAGGAGCAAGCTGGGCGCACCAAGAGCCTGGACATTGATAAAGACGGAGTCGATGGCTGTGTACGGGGCCTGAATCGACCCCCGCTGCTCCAGCACGGCTCGCTGCGGACTTCCCAGAGTGATAATGCACTCCCCTCTCGAGCCCAGTACTCTGCAGGAGCTCCTGGGAGTGGCCGGCCACTTTCGGGATGGGGAAGAGGGTTCTTGAGTGTTTGTCTGGAACATGTTGATGACCCCATGACTGGACGCCGTCGGCTAATGACCGTGGTAGTCATGGATGCACTCATACAGGAGGAACCATTCAAG GCAGTGCTTCAGTACCTGTACACCGGCAGCCTGAATGAGGGTCGAAGCGACCTAATGCAGGTGGCCACCATCGCAGAGCTACTTGAAGTGTTCGACCTGCGGATGATGGTGGCCAATGTACTCAACAGAGAGAGTTTCATGAACCAGGAGATAACCAAGGCGTTCCATGTCCGCAGAGCCAACCGCATCAAGGAGTGTCTCAGCAAAGGCACCTTTGCTG ATGTGGTGTTCCGGTTAGATGATGGCTACCTCCCGGCGCACAAGCCCCTGCTCATTTCCAGCTGTGACTGGATGGCTGCCATGTTCCGTGGATCTTTCATGGAAAGCTACATTGAGGAG GTGTCCATTCCCACCACGACTACAGCATGTATGCGAGGTGTGTTGGAGTTTCTGTACTGCGGCATGCTGACACCTTGTCCTTATCTGGAGTCCATAGAACTAATTGTGGTGGCCAACCGTCTTTGTTTACCACGCCTGGTTGCCCTCACTG AGCAGCATGCAGTTGATGAGCTCCTGCAGTTGGCAGTAAAAGGAGTGGACATTGATGGGCAGGTTTTGTCATACTTGGAGCTGGCACAG TTCCACAATGCCAAGCAGCTATCAACCTGGTGTCTCCATCACATCTGCACTAATTACAACAGCATCTGCCGCAAGTTTCCCAAAGACATGAAGGCCATGTCTCCAG AGAACCAGAGACACTTTGAGAAGCAGCGCTGGCCACCCGTGTGGTTCCTCAAGGAGGAGGACCGCTACTTGCGCTCCCAGAAGGAGCGTGAGCACGAGGAGGAGATCTTGCGCAAGCAGCACACCAAACGAGGCTGGTGTTTCTGGAGACACCCGTCGTCTTCACCACACGTCTCCTAG